From Bacillus sp. FSL K6-3431, the proteins below share one genomic window:
- a CDS encoding acetoin utilization AcuB family protein: MILEQIMTRDVATLTPSDSIKTALQLMRDRKIRHIPLINEEMQLIGLVTDRDIKIATPILIEADLLNEIIDMPLSTVMTKNIITGHPLDFVEEITVIFYDHKIGCLPIVSGGKLVGIITSTDLLHTMVELTGANKPGSQIEIKVENKPGSLYEVTAVFHKHYINIHSVLVYPDPTDPNYTILVFRVATINPLNLIKNLIKEGLNVLWPGMTP, encoded by the coding sequence TTGATATTAGAGCAAATTATGACTAGGGATGTGGCCACACTTACACCCTCTGATTCGATTAAAACAGCCTTGCAACTCATGCGCGATCGAAAAATCAGACATATTCCACTCATAAATGAGGAAATGCAATTAATAGGTCTAGTAACAGATCGTGATATTAAGATTGCTACACCTATTCTTATAGAAGCTGACTTATTAAATGAAATAATCGATATGCCACTTTCAACAGTTATGACAAAAAATATTATTACAGGGCATCCACTTGATTTCGTCGAAGAAATAACTGTTATTTTTTATGACCATAAAATTGGCTGCTTGCCAATCGTAAGTGGTGGCAAACTAGTAGGAATTATTACAAGTACAGATTTACTTCATACGATGGTAGAGCTAACTGGTGCGAACAAACCTGGTTCGCAAATTGAAATCAAGGTAGAGAATAAGCCTGGTTCTCTCTACGAGGTTACAGCTGTTTTTCACAAGCACTATATTAACATACATAGTGTACTGGTTTACCCAGACCCCACCGATCCCAATTATACAATTCTTGTTTTTCGCGTCGCCACAATCAATCCACTTAATCTAATCAAAAATTTGATAAAAGAAGGACTAAATGTACTGTGGCCTGGGATGACACCATGA
- the ccpA gene encoding catabolite control protein A, translated as MNITIYDVAREANVSMATVSRVVNGNPNVKPATRKKVLDVIDRLEYRPNAVARGLASKKTTTVGVIIPDISNIFYAELARGIEDIATMYKYNIILSNSDQNKNKELHLLNTMLGKQVDGIVFMGANITDEHVKEFKRSPAPIVLAGSVEQSNEIPSINIDYRQAAFDAVTDFIEKGHKRVAFVVGPLHHVINKEYMLEGYKAALEETNIPFDEELVVEGDDTYDSGIEAWDKLSSIEQKPTAVFASNDEMALGVMHGAQDQGLVIPNDLEVITSDNTRLSLMVRPTLTTIAQPLYDLGAVSMRLLTKLMNKEEVEEQSVVLPHRIEYRGSTKEN; from the coding sequence ATGAATATTACAATATATGATGTGGCACGAGAAGCAAATGTATCTATGGCAACCGTGTCTAGGGTTGTGAACGGCAATCCGAATGTAAAACCAGCAACACGTAAAAAGGTATTGGATGTAATTGATCGCTTGGAGTATAGACCAAATGCAGTAGCACGTGGTCTAGCAAGTAAGAAAACAACAACTGTTGGTGTAATTATTCCTGATATTTCTAATATCTTTTATGCTGAATTAGCTCGTGGAATCGAAGATATTGCTACGATGTATAAATATAACATCATTCTAAGTAACTCAGATCAAAACAAAAACAAAGAGCTACATTTATTAAACACAATGCTTGGAAAACAAGTAGATGGAATCGTGTTTATGGGAGCAAATATTACAGATGAGCATGTGAAGGAATTTAAAAGATCACCAGCGCCAATCGTTTTGGCTGGATCTGTTGAACAATCAAATGAAATACCTTCCATTAATATTGATTATCGCCAAGCAGCATTTGACGCGGTAACGGATTTTATTGAAAAAGGTCATAAAAGAGTAGCTTTTGTTGTTGGACCACTTCACCATGTGATAAATAAAGAATATATGCTTGAAGGATACAAAGCTGCGTTAGAAGAAACAAATATTCCATTTGATGAAGAACTTGTCGTCGAAGGGGATGACACGTATGATTCAGGAATTGAAGCTTGGGATAAGTTAAGTAGCATAGAACAAAAACCTACAGCTGTCTTTGCAAGTAATGATGAAATGGCATTAGGAGTTATGCATGGAGCACAGGACCAAGGATTGGTCATTCCGAATGATTTAGAGGTCATTACATCGGATAACACTAGATTATCACTTATGGTAAGACCAACGCTTACTACAATTGCTCAGCCTTTATATGATCTAGGGGCAGTATCAATGAGATTGTTAACAAAGCTAATGAATAAGGAAGAAGTGGAAGAGCAATCTGTTGTTCTACCTCATAGGATAGAATATAGAGGTTCGACAAAGGAAAACTAA
- a CDS encoding acetoin utilization protein AcuC, translated as MKRNSVFIYSDELLNYHFSNEHPFNQLRLKLTLDLLSEMGAITSDDIIKPRIASDEELLLNHEPSYIEAIKQAGRGELPADKTAGFGIGTEDTPIFPDMHEASARLVGGTLTAVDYVMQGKANHALHLGGGLHHGFKGKASGFCIYNDSAVAIKYLQEKYNARVLYIDTDAHHGDGVQWSFYDDDTACTFSMHETGRYLFPGTGNVNEWGQGAGYGYSFNIPLDAFTEDESFQEAYSTALREIAEQFRPDVIVTQNGADAHYLDPLTHLSVTMDTYKAIPKLAHELAHKYCEGKWIAVGGGGYDIWRVVPRAWSLIWLEMNGKADVSGALPAEWLERWQPSSPVTMTNQWEDPANMYKPIPRKKEIEEKNRQTVDRALYFVRQQREQMRNKDRQSP; from the coding sequence ATGAAGAGAAATTCGGTCTTCATCTATTCTGATGAACTGCTAAATTATCATTTTTCAAATGAGCATCCCTTTAATCAATTGCGTTTAAAACTGACCTTGGACTTATTATCAGAAATGGGAGCCATTACAAGTGATGATATCATTAAACCTCGAATTGCATCAGACGAAGAGCTACTTTTAAATCATGAACCATCCTATATTGAAGCGATAAAACAAGCAGGCCGAGGTGAATTACCAGCGGATAAAACAGCAGGTTTTGGTATAGGTACAGAAGATACACCGATATTTCCTGACATGCATGAGGCAAGTGCACGCTTAGTCGGTGGAACACTTACTGCTGTTGATTACGTGATGCAAGGGAAAGCCAATCATGCACTACATCTTGGCGGAGGTCTTCATCATGGTTTCAAGGGCAAAGCCTCGGGTTTTTGTATCTATAACGATAGCGCCGTAGCCATTAAATATCTTCAAGAAAAATATAACGCGAGGGTTTTGTATATAGATACAGATGCCCATCATGGAGATGGTGTTCAATGGTCCTTTTATGATGACGATACTGCTTGTACTTTTTCCATGCATGAAACAGGAAGATATCTTTTTCCTGGTACAGGAAATGTGAACGAATGGGGTCAAGGAGCTGGTTATGGATATTCTTTTAATATACCACTTGATGCTTTTACTGAAGATGAATCTTTCCAAGAAGCATATTCTACAGCTCTCAGAGAGATTGCTGAGCAATTTAGACCTGATGTTATCGTTACTCAAAATGGAGCCGATGCTCATTATTTAGATCCCTTAACACATTTATCGGTAACAATGGATACATATAAAGCGATACCAAAACTTGCTCACGAATTAGCTCATAAATATTGCGAAGGTAAATGGATTGCAGTAGGTGGGGGGGGATATGATATTTGGCGCGTTGTACCAAGAGCATGGTCACTTATTTGGTTGGAAATGAACGGGAAAGCAGATGTATCTGGTGCACTTCCTGCTGAATGGCTAGAACGCTGGCAGCCTTCATCCCCCGTTACAATGACCAATCAATGGGAGGACCCAGCTAATATGTACAAACCTATTCCACGAAAAAAAGAAATTGAAGAAAAAAACCGCCAAACAGTTGATCGGGCATTATATTTTGTGCGACAACAACGGGAACAGATGAGGAATAAAGATAGACAATCGCCTTAA
- the tyrS gene encoding tyrosine--tRNA ligase translates to MENLMDDLNWRGIIYQETDAEGMKETLEKEKISLYCGVDPTADSMHIGHLLPFLTLRRFQKHGHRPIVLVGGATGLIGDPSGKKEERQLQTTEQVNLNVQGIKRQLEQIFEFEGENGAIMTNNYDWVSSMDVITFLRDFGKHIGVNYMLAKDIVSSRLDNGISFTEFSYTILQAIDFFHLYTNFNCKMQIGGSDQWGNITTGLEFIRKMAGEGAKAYGMTIPLVTKEDGTKFGKTEGGAIWLDPKKTTPYEFYQFWINTADADVVKYLKIFTFLEKEEIEALEVSVKEEPHIRKAQKALAEEMTRLIHGEESLQQAIRITQALFSGDVKSLTAEEIEQGFKDVPSYTHAGENVALVDLLVTAKISSSKRQAREDIQNGAISINGERVTDIQYELVENDKLGGAFIIIRRGKKRYYLIQYK, encoded by the coding sequence ATGGAAAATTTAATGGATGATTTGAATTGGCGCGGAATTATATATCAGGAAACAGATGCTGAAGGAATGAAGGAAACGCTTGAGAAGGAGAAGATTTCACTATATTGTGGTGTCGACCCGACTGCAGATAGTATGCATATTGGTCATTTATTACCGTTTTTGACATTGAGGCGTTTTCAAAAGCATGGACATAGACCGATCGTCTTAGTTGGCGGGGCAACAGGGTTAATCGGTGATCCCAGTGGAAAGAAGGAAGAACGTCAGCTACAAACGACAGAGCAAGTAAACTTAAATGTGCAAGGTATTAAGAGACAACTGGAGCAAATATTTGAATTTGAAGGTGAAAATGGCGCAATCATGACGAATAATTATGATTGGGTTAGTTCTATGGACGTGATTACTTTTTTACGTGACTTTGGAAAGCATATCGGTGTAAATTATATGCTTGCAAAAGACATCGTTTCATCACGCTTGGATAATGGAATTTCCTTTACTGAGTTTTCATACACGATACTTCAAGCGATCGATTTCTTCCATTTATATACAAACTTTAATTGTAAAATGCAAATTGGTGGAAGCGATCAATGGGGGAATATTACAACCGGCTTAGAATTTATTAGGAAAATGGCTGGAGAAGGCGCTAAAGCATATGGGATGACCATTCCACTTGTGACAAAAGAAGACGGCACAAAGTTCGGTAAAACAGAAGGGGGCGCGATTTGGCTTGATCCGAAGAAGACGACTCCTTATGAATTTTATCAATTCTGGATTAATACTGCAGATGCAGATGTCGTGAAATACTTGAAAATCTTTACATTCCTTGAAAAGGAAGAAATTGAAGCATTAGAAGTATCAGTTAAGGAAGAACCACATATAAGAAAAGCACAAAAAGCATTGGCGGAAGAAATGACGCGTCTGATTCATGGAGAGGAATCTTTACAGCAAGCGATACGAATTACGCAAGCACTATTCAGTGGAGACGTAAAAAGTTTAACAGCTGAAGAAATTGAACAAGGCTTCAAGGACGTCCCTTCCTACACTCATGCTGGGGAGAATGTTGCTCTAGTCGACTTGCTAGTTACTGCGAAAATTTCTTCGTCGAAACGTCAGGCCCGAGAGGATATTCAAAACGGAGCAATTTCCATTAATGGTGAACGTGTAACAGATATTCAATATGAATTAGTAGAAAATGATAAACTAGGTGGAGCGTTTATTATTATCCGTCGCGGGAAGAAAAGATATTATTTAATTCAATATAAATAA
- the acsA gene encoding acetate--CoA ligase, with amino-acid sequence MKLEALPVIKGEYNLQDYDKTYESFDWSETEQQFSWHQTGRVNMAYEAIDRHAESFRENKIALYYRDAIRDEKFTFREMKEMSNKAGNVLKSVGKVEKGDRVFVFMPRTPELYFAILGTIKIGAISGPLFEAFMEGAVKDRLEDSDATVLVTTPELLKRVPVDELPHLQHIFLVGDNIEESDRYFDFNKRMAEADKNLDIEWVDRKDGMILHYTSGSTGRPKGVLHVHNAMIQHYQTARWILDMQEDDVYWCTADPGWVTGTSYGIFGPWLTGTTNVIVGGRFKPETWYKVLEDYGVTIWYSAPTAFRMLMGAGNEVVKKFDLSQLRHIVSVGEPLNPEVIRWGMEVFKKRIHDTWWMTETGALLIANYPCLEIRPGSMGKAIPGVEVAIVDDRGNELPRNRMGNLAIKKGWPAMMHQIWNNKEKYESYFLPGDWYVSGDSAYMDEDGYLWFQGRVDDVIMTAGERVGPFEVESKLLEHPAVAEAGVIGKPDPVRGEIIKAFIALLDGIEPTDELKEDIRQFVKTGLAAHAAPREIEFRDKLPKTRSGKIMRRVLKAWELNLPTGDLSTMED; translated from the coding sequence ATGAAGTTGGAAGCGTTGCCAGTCATCAAGGGAGAATATAATCTGCAAGACTATGACAAAACATACGAAAGCTTTGATTGGTCGGAAACGGAGCAACAATTTTCATGGCATCAAACCGGCCGGGTTAACATGGCGTATGAAGCAATCGATCGCCATGCAGAATCCTTCAGGGAAAATAAGATCGCCTTATATTATCGTGATGCAATCAGAGATGAGAAGTTTACTTTTCGTGAAATGAAGGAAATGTCGAATAAAGCAGGAAATGTTTTGAAATCGGTAGGGAAAGTAGAAAAGGGAGATAGGGTTTTTGTTTTCATGCCGAGAACACCTGAATTATATTTTGCTATTTTAGGAACTATTAAAATTGGTGCTATTAGTGGACCGTTATTCGAGGCTTTTATGGAAGGTGCAGTGAAAGATAGACTTGAAGACAGCGATGCTACAGTGCTAGTTACAACCCCGGAACTACTTAAAAGGGTGCCGGTAGATGAATTGCCGCATTTACAGCATATATTTCTTGTAGGGGATAATATAGAAGAGTCAGATCGCTATTTTGATTTTAATAAAAGAATGGCTGAGGCTGACAAAAATTTAGATATCGAATGGGTTGATCGAAAAGATGGGATGATTCTTCACTATACATCTGGATCAACAGGTAGACCGAAGGGAGTATTACATGTACATAATGCGATGATCCAACATTATCAAACTGCACGTTGGATTCTAGATATGCAAGAAGATGATGTCTATTGGTGTACAGCAGACCCTGGATGGGTGACAGGAACGTCCTATGGAATATTTGGTCCATGGCTAACAGGAACAACAAATGTCATTGTAGGTGGACGCTTTAAGCCAGAGACGTGGTACAAAGTATTGGAGGATTATGGAGTTACAATTTGGTATAGTGCACCAACTGCATTTAGAATGTTGATGGGGGCAGGTAATGAAGTCGTGAAAAAATTCGATTTATCTCAGTTACGACATATCGTAAGTGTAGGTGAACCGTTAAATCCTGAAGTCATTCGCTGGGGCATGGAAGTATTCAAAAAGCGGATTCATGACACATGGTGGATGACAGAAACAGGTGCATTATTAATTGCTAACTATCCTTGTTTGGAAATTCGACCGGGTTCGATGGGTAAAGCCATACCAGGTGTTGAAGTCGCGATTGTCGATGATCGAGGTAATGAGCTACCTCGAAATCGGATGGGAAATCTAGCAATAAAAAAAGGCTGGCCAGCAATGATGCACCAAATTTGGAACAATAAAGAAAAGTATGAATCATACTTTTTGCCGGGCGACTGGTATGTTTCTGGTGATTCTGCTTATATGGACGAGGATGGATACTTGTGGTTCCAAGGTCGCGTAGATGACGTAATAATGACAGCAGGTGAACGTGTCGGTCCATTTGAAGTAGAAAGTAAGTTACTTGAACATCCTGCGGTTGCCGAGGCTGGCGTTATTGGTAAGCCAGATCCAGTGCGTGGAGAAATAATTAAAGCATTTATTGCTTTGCTTGATGGCATTGAACCGACTGATGAATTGAAAGAGGATATTCGTCAATTTGTAAAAACCGGGCTTGCTGCACATGCTGCACCTCGTGAGATTGAATTTCGTGATAAACTACCAAAAACACGAAGCGGAAAAATTATGCGCCGTGTACTAAAAGCGTGGGAACTTAATCTCCCAACAGGTGACCTTTCAACAATGGAAGACTAG
- a CDS encoding antibiotic biosynthesis monooxygenase family protein, with translation MFVTLRKMVVTEGNADKVVQQFSKKGIIEEQEGFVDVTVMQQKARRGEEEFVVMIRWESEDHWKQWERSGAHLAGHKAKRGQPKPEYLINTEGGRYEVKAVKKVMDS, from the coding sequence GTGTTTGTTACGTTAAGAAAAATGGTCGTTACGGAAGGTAATGCCGATAAAGTTGTCCAACAATTTAGTAAGAAGGGCATTATCGAGGAGCAGGAAGGATTCGTTGATGTAACGGTCATGCAACAAAAAGCTAGACGTGGAGAAGAAGAGTTTGTTGTAATGATTCGCTGGGAATCAGAGGATCATTGGAAACAGTGGGAAAGAAGTGGTGCTCATTTAGCTGGACATAAAGCAAAACGTGGTCAGCCAAAGCCTGAATACTTGATTAATACAGAGGGCGGAAGATATGAAGTAAAAGCAGTCAAAAAAGTTATGGACTCCTAA
- a CDS encoding transglycosylase domain-containing protein: protein MTNQENSKWSRIKSSITALKYKKIIKGMRITYGVAWNLVLLLLVVFLIGGAFAGGVGAGYFASLVKSEKVRSAESMIKDINQFEETSKLYFDNGVFLGKLRSDIDREEVKIDQISDNLKKAVIATEDEYFYEHNGVVPKALLRAVFQEFTNSAVQTGGSTLTQQLIKNQILTNEVSFDRKAKEVLLALRVERFLKKDEILQAYLNVSTFGRNSSGQNIGGVQAAAQGIFGVDAKDLNLPQSAFIAGLPQSPFGYTPFTNEGERKSPELLEPGLKRLRTVLSRMHREGYISEKEYKEAVNYDITADFIKKQPRSFEEYPALTFEIEERAVKVMIEVLAEKDGHSKEDLKKDKKLYSKYWTLADRDIRQNGYQIHSTINKKMYDAMDKAKDEYQNYGYTKKREKKNPETGKIELVDDPVQVGALLMENKTGKILSFVGGRDFKLEEMNHATQSHRPNGSTMKPLLVYAPAMELGLSAPGAIVADVPITVANGSSGTHTFKNYSNGNFAGTYHGLVTAREALARSYNASAIYTYLKIKDKKPTQYLEKMGFQSLTTVDHESYSAALGGIQEGVTVEENTNAYATFANGGKFIDAYMIDKITDHDGNIIYEHKVEPVDVFSPQTAYLTIDMMRDVFKGYGTAAALPGMLKFSTDWAGKTGTTSGPNDAWLVATNPNVTFGTWIGYGKPEPLSSDGSESRRNYGIWAKLMNVAYDVAPDIIDPNENFKMPGGIVSRSFCAVSGMLPSEACSKAGLVKTDIFNAKYVPTKRDDSLGTGRYVMANGKKYMALESTPKEFTDPGMLLDPDFVKRITQGRVNDISQLIPNNDLWKNVLVANARLKDDGSAPSAVKASHSDSTINWSASSSNDVVGYRIYSEDGKKLASIRSGETLSRKVGDAAYYVVAVDVAGRESSPSDKVGKTKEDKKKEEEVKKKEEAEQKQKQDEEKMKQDEEKKKLAEEKKKQEEVKKQEQEKKKQEEASKEADNQ, encoded by the coding sequence ATGACAAATCAAGAAAATAGTAAATGGAGTCGAATTAAGTCATCCATTACTGCTTTAAAATACAAAAAAATCATTAAAGGAATGCGTATCACTTATGGAGTAGCTTGGAATTTAGTTCTCCTTCTTTTAGTAGTATTCCTTATTGGTGGTGCTTTTGCCGGCGGTGTTGGAGCAGGTTATTTCGCGTCTCTTGTGAAAAGTGAAAAGGTCCGATCAGCAGAAAGCATGATTAAAGATATTAATCAATTTGAAGAAACTTCTAAACTATACTTTGACAATGGTGTTTTCCTTGGAAAACTTCGTTCAGATATTGACCGGGAAGAAGTAAAAATTGATCAAATATCCGACAACTTAAAAAAAGCTGTAATTGCAACTGAAGATGAATATTTTTATGAACATAACGGTGTTGTACCAAAGGCGTTACTGCGCGCGGTATTTCAGGAATTTACAAATTCTGCAGTACAAACCGGCGGAAGTACGCTGACACAACAATTAATCAAAAACCAAATTTTGACGAATGAAGTGTCATTTGACCGTAAAGCGAAAGAAGTTCTCTTAGCGCTTAGAGTAGAACGATTCCTCAAAAAAGATGAGATATTACAAGCATATTTAAATGTTTCTACATTTGGTCGTAATTCCTCTGGACAAAATATTGGTGGGGTCCAAGCTGCAGCCCAAGGGATTTTCGGTGTAGATGCAAAAGATCTAAATTTACCGCAATCAGCGTTTATTGCCGGCTTACCGCAAAGCCCCTTCGGCTATACACCGTTTACGAACGAAGGCGAAAGAAAAAGTCCCGAACTGTTGGAACCTGGCTTGAAAAGATTAAGAACAGTTTTAAGTAGAATGCATCGTGAAGGATATATCTCTGAGAAAGAATATAAAGAAGCTGTTAATTACGATATCACTGCTGACTTTATTAAGAAACAACCTAGATCATTCGAAGAATACCCTGCACTTACCTTCGAAATTGAAGAAAGAGCAGTAAAAGTAATGATCGAAGTCCTTGCGGAAAAGGATGGTCATTCTAAGGAAGATTTGAAAAAAGATAAAAAACTATACAGTAAATATTGGACGCTTGCTGATCGTGATATTCGTCAAAACGGCTATCAAATTCATTCAACAATCAATAAAAAAATGTATGATGCGATGGATAAAGCGAAAGATGAATATCAAAATTATGGTTATACCAAAAAAAGAGAAAAGAAAAATCCAGAAACAGGGAAAATTGAACTTGTCGATGATCCTGTTCAGGTTGGCGCCCTTCTTATGGAAAATAAAACTGGAAAAATATTAAGTTTTGTCGGTGGCCGTGATTTCAAACTGGAAGAGATGAATCATGCGACACAGTCCCATCGTCCAAATGGATCAACAATGAAACCACTCTTGGTTTACGCTCCAGCGATGGAACTTGGATTAAGCGCACCTGGTGCTATTGTTGCCGACGTACCAATCACTGTTGCGAATGGAAGTAGCGGAACACATACCTTTAAAAACTATTCAAATGGTAACTTTGCGGGCACTTATCATGGTCTCGTTACAGCGAGGGAAGCACTAGCGAGATCTTATAATGCTTCAGCCATCTATACTTATTTGAAAATAAAAGATAAAAAACCAACTCAATACTTGGAGAAAATGGGGTTTCAATCCCTAACTACTGTTGACCATGAAAGTTATTCTGCCGCACTTGGGGGAATCCAGGAAGGTGTAACAGTAGAAGAAAATACGAATGCATACGCAACTTTTGCAAACGGTGGGAAATTTATCGATGCTTATATGATAGATAAAATAACCGATCATGATGGAAATATTATTTACGAACATAAAGTGGAACCTGTCGATGTATTTAGCCCACAAACAGCTTACTTAACGATTGATATGATGCGCGATGTGTTTAAAGGCTATGGAACGGCTGCCGCGCTTCCTGGAATGCTTAAATTTTCCACGGATTGGGCAGGTAAAACAGGTACAACTAGTGGTCCTAATGATGCATGGTTAGTTGCTACTAATCCAAACGTCACATTTGGCACATGGATTGGTTATGGTAAACCAGAGCCTCTCTCAAGTGATGGAAGTGAAAGTAGGCGTAATTATGGAATCTGGGCCAAATTAATGAATGTTGCCTATGATGTAGCGCCTGATATTATTGACCCAAATGAAAACTTTAAAATGCCAGGTGGAATTGTCAGCAGATCATTTTGTGCTGTTTCAGGAATGTTACCATCTGAAGCTTGTTCAAAAGCAGGCTTAGTCAAAACAGATATTTTCAATGCAAAATATGTGCCGACTAAACGTGACGATAGCCTAGGAACAGGGCGGTACGTCATGGCAAATGGAAAAAAATATATGGCCCTTGAATCAACGCCGAAAGAATTTACGGATCCTGGTATGTTACTTGACCCAGACTTCGTTAAACGAATTACCCAAGGTAGAGTAAATGACATTTCGCAACTCATTCCAAATAACGATCTTTGGAAGAATGTACTTGTCGCTAATGCTAGGCTCAAGGATGATGGATCTGCGCCTAGTGCCGTTAAGGCTTCACACTCCGATAGTACTATTAATTGGTCGGCATCATCGAGTAATGATGTGGTCGGATATCGTATTTATTCGGAAGATGGTAAAAAATTAGCATCGATCCGATCTGGTGAAACACTTTCTCGTAAAGTTGGAGATGCTGCATATTATGTAGTAGCAGTTGATGTAGCAGGCCGCGAATCATCCCCTTCTGATAAAGTAGGCAAGACAAAGGAAGATAAGAAAAAGGAAGAAGAGGTAAAGAAAAAAGAAGAAGCAGAACAAAAGCAAAAACAGGATGAAGAAAAAATGAAACAAGACGAAGAGAAAAAGAAATTAGCTGAGGAAAAAAAGAAACAGGAAGAAGTAAAAAAGCAAGAACAAGAAAAGAAAAAACAAGAAGAAGCTTCGAAAGAGGCCGATAATCAATAA
- a CDS encoding GNAT family N-acetyltransferase, with translation MKHKKTYNSLEMNTINGELIIEGPIPTAELASLDFHENLTAFRPAHQQHKALIEIADLPEGRIIIARENNVVVGYVTYVYPDPLERWSQGNMLNLIELGAIEVIPKFRSGGVGKSLLKVSMMDDAMEDYIIITTEYYWHWDLKGTGLDVWGYRKIMEKMMNSAGLEWYATDDPEISSHPANCLMVRIGKRVGPVSIEQFDNLRFMNRWLY, from the coding sequence GTGAAACATAAAAAAACGTACAATTCTCTGGAAATGAACACTATAAATGGCGAATTAATCATTGAAGGACCTATCCCTACAGCTGAATTAGCTTCTCTAGATTTTCATGAAAATCTAACTGCTTTCAGACCAGCACATCAGCAACATAAAGCTTTAATAGAAATCGCTGATCTTCCGGAGGGAAGAATTATTATTGCCCGTGAAAATAATGTGGTTGTAGGTTATGTCACATATGTGTATCCTGACCCACTTGAAAGATGGTCCCAAGGTAATATGTTAAATTTAATCGAACTTGGGGCAATTGAAGTAATCCCTAAATTTCGAAGTGGCGGAGTTGGAAAAAGTTTGTTAAAAGTATCTATGATGGATGATGCCATGGAAGATTATATCATCATTACGACGGAGTATTACTGGCATTGGGATTTGAAAGGAACAGGTTTAGATGTTTGGGGATATCGGAAAATTATGGAAAAAATGATGAATTCTGCTGGATTAGAGTGGTATGCGACAGACGATCCAGAAATTAGTTCTCATCCAGCTAATTGTTTAATGGTTCGGATCGGCAAACGTGTGGGCCCTGTTTCAATTGAACAATTTGATAATCTTCGCTTTATGAATCGCTGGTTATACTAA